The Silvibacterium dinghuense region CGCAGCTCGCGCTTGATAGAGAAGTGTCACGCAGCGTGATCGTCGAGACGGCCTCGCCCGCGTGATTGGGATCGGGCACGACCACCTTCCATCCCTGCTCGCCCTTCGGCGCATCCGGAGGCACACCCAGCGCATAGATCGTGCTCGAGCCCGCCGAGAGCATCGCTGCCTGCACATGCTCCTCGCGCAGGATGGCCACGGCCTTGTCCACGGCAAATCCTTTGCCGATGCCGCCGGGATCCAGCTCCACGCCCGGCGCAGTGAAGCGCACCGTGCGATTCGCCGCATCGAGCACCATCTTCTGCCAGCCCGTCTCCGCGCGCAGCTGATCGAGCTCCGCCTCGGATGGAATGCGTCCCTCGTGCCGGAAGAACCCCCAGCCCTTCATCAGCTTTCCCACCGTAATATCGAAGCCGCCGTGGCTCACCTCGCTCCAGTGCTGCGCCGCTGCGAGAAAGGCGAAGGTCTCGGGATCGGTCGTGACGGGACCGGGATACGCCTCGCGATTGATGCGCGACAGCTCGCTCGACGGCCGGTAGTTGCTCAGCAGTTCTTCCAGCCGATCGATCTCATCGAAGACCGGCCCGGCCTCGGCCTCAGCCTGCGCGCGGTCAGCAGCGTAAATGTAAAGCGTGTACGTCGTGCCCATCGCCGGATGATCGAGCGTGAAGAGCTGCGGCTTCGCCTGCGCGTCAGCAGGCATGGTCAGCAAGATTGAGAGCAGTGCCGCAGCGAGAAAACGCATCGGGAACCAGAGTAGTGGGCGGCTGCACTATGCTGCAAGACGGGACCAATTACACGTGCGGCACTGCCTGAATTTGAGGCCCTAAATCTAAATATTGTGGTTTCGCATCGTAGTTAGGCAATTTAAGAATGCTCTTATATTGAATGACTGACGATAAGCCGACATGTCAGGACTAATTGAAAGATCCGTATTCTGTGGGTCTTACCTTGAGCCGGCCGGTTCAGCTTGTTGAATGAGGGTCGCAGAGAGGAAAGAAATCGAGAGCGGCAGTCGCACGCTCAACTGCAAAAGTCCCGTGTCGAGGTCAGGTGTGTCGGCGAGCAGGGCAAAGCCAGTGATGGGTTGGTCAGACGGCAGAAGCCAGGACATCGTGCCGAGCCCTTTATGGTGACCGGGCGTGGTGAACTCGACGAGCTTCTTACCTTTGTATGTGAGGTGATCGGATGGGAAAGGACCGAAAGTATAGTCCGAGGCGGGACCAAAGCCTTCTGCGATGATCTTGCGGGCGTAGTTGCGGTACGCCGGAAAAACACGAGCTACCGTCCGCGCCACTTCGAAGCGGCCCGATGTGCCGCCATCCCAAGCGGAGAGTTGAATGACTGGACCCGTGAAGCCCTTCCAATCCTTGTGTTCTAGGATCTTTGCGCTATCTAGTGCCTCAGGGGCCACATACAGAGTCTCGCCATCAGACCCGATTGTGACAAAACAGTTCCAGCCTCGTGGACCGAGCGTTCCGAACTGACCTGCGTCACTTTTGTACTCATACCACGCTAGCTTGTTAGCGATTTCAGGCGAAAGGTTTACCAGCTTCGGTGAGCCTTTCGCAGCTGAGAAGGAGCCCGTCTGGCCGTCTCCAGGGCACCCGACGTATGGCACGGACGTTTGAGCAAACGCTGACAAGCTCGCTGCTGCGACAAGTGCGACGGTTGCGTGCCAGACTACGCCATGAAACCTCATCAAGCCTCCATTAAAAGCCATCTGGACTTTGGAAACAGCATAACTCCTCATAAACGCCGTTCTCATCAGCGATTCCCCTCCAAGAGTCCCAAACCAACGGCTCCCTCCACGCCCCCGCAGTAAGATGAAGACGCGATGATCATCACTGATAACGAATTCGTCGACCTGCCTACGCCGTATGGCCCGATGCGCACCCACATCTTCCGCCCCAAGGCCGCGGGCAAGTATCCCGGCATCGTCTTCTACAGCGAAATCTTCCAGGTCACCGGGCCCATCCGCCGCATGGCCTCGCAGATTGCCGGGCAGGGCTACATCGTGGCCGTGCCGGAGGTTTACCACGAGTTCGAGCCCGCGGGCACAGTGCTCGCCTATGACCAGGCCGGCTCCGACCGCGGCAACGCGCTGAAGACCACCAAGGAGCTGGCCAGCTTCGACGCCGACGCCAAGGCCGCGCTCGACTATCTCGCCTCGCGGCCGGACTGCACCGGGCGGCTGGGCGCGATGGGCATCTGCCTCGGCGGCCATCTCGCCTACCGCGCGGCCATGGACCCCAGGGTGCGCGGCACGGTCTGCTTCTATGCCACCGACATTCACAAAGGCAGCCTGGCCAAGGGCATGAACGACGACTCGCTCGCCCGCACCGGCGACATCAAGGGCGAGCTGATGATGGTGTGGGGACGGCAGGACCCGCATATCTCGCTCGAAGGCCGCATGACCGTGCTCAACCGGCTCAACGAGGCAGGCGTGACCTTCAACTGGCACGAGGTCAACGGAGCCCACGCATTCCTCCGCGACGAAGGCCCGCGCTACGATCCACAGCTCGCACATGCGCTGCTCGGCCTCGCCTATACCTTCTTCCATCGCCGCCTGGGCATGGGAGACGACGAGTAGCAGCGCGCAAAGCGGGCATCGCTTCCGATGCCCGCCGCACTCTTGCGACAATAGGAAGAGAGTGCAGAACGAATTACGCAATACCATCGGCATCGACTTTGGCACCACGAACAGCTCCGTCGCCTTCGCGCAGGATGGACAGGTCCGCATGGTGTCCTTCCCTCTGGGCACAGGCGGAGAAACCTTCTCCTCGCGCTCGCTGCTTTATCTCGAGCGGCAGATGCACGCTCCGCGCAAGCCCGTCTCCGTCTGGACCGGCCCGCTCGGCATCGAGAAGTATCTCGCCCATGACGGCTTCAGCGACGAGGCGCAGGGCCGCCTCATCCAGTCGCTCAAAAGCTATCTCTCGGCGCGCACCCTCACCGGCACTGAGATCTTCGGCAAGCAGTATCGCTTTGAGGATCTCGTCGCCCGCATCCTCGCCAACCTGCGTCTGCGCGCCAGTGAAGCACTCGGCTTCGAAGTAAAGCGCGCCATCGCCGGCCGCCCGGTCATGTTTGTCGGCGCAGAGAATGAGGACGACAACGCCTTCGCAGAAAATCGCCTGCGTTCGGCCTTCGAGCAAGCCGGATTCACCGACGTCACCTTCGCCATGGAGCCGGTGGCAGCTGCCTACGCCTACGAATCCGCAGTCGAGCGCGACGAGCTGGTGCTGATCGGAGACTTCGGCGGCGGTACTACGGATTTTTCATTGCTGCGCGTAGGCCCAGCAGCACGCGCATCGGGACAACTCCAGGTGCTCGGCAACAGCGGCGTCGGCATTGCCGGTGACGCTTTCGACGCGCGCATCGTGCGCCGCCTCATCTCGCCCGCACTCGGCTCGGAATCGGTCACGCTCTCGGCCGGCAAGAAGCTGCCCGTGCTGCCCGCATGGGTGTACGCCAACCTCGAACGCTGGCATACGCTCTCCTTCCTGCGCACGCACGCCACCATGGACATGCTGCGCATGGCCGAGAAGCGCGCCGCCGCGAAGAAGGCGCCCGAGCGTGAACAGATTGCCGCGCTCATCACCATCGTCGAACACGATCTCGGCTACCGCCTCCATCAGGCTGTGCAGCGCGTCAAGGTCGAGCTCTCACGCCATGAGCAGGCCGAGTTCGTTCTCCATGCCGAGCTATTGCACCTGCGCGCAGCGGTCACCCGCACACAATTCGAAGAGTGGATCTCGCCCGAACTGGAACGCATGTCCGAAAGCCTCGATGGTCTGCTGCAGGATACCGGCATCGCCGCTCATCAGGTCGATCGCGTCTTCCTCACTGGAGGTACCTCGCTCGTGCCTGCCGTGCGGCGCATCTTTACCTCGCGCTTCGGCGAAGACCGCGTGCAGAGCGGCGAAGCCTTCACCTCGGTCGCGTATGGGCTGGCGCTGATGGCCGCGCAAGAGTAATACGACGATCTAACTCCATGCGCGCAATTCCGGATAGCGGGCATAAATGCGGCGCTGATCCTCCTGCGAAAGCTCGCGCAGCCGTATCGGCTTGTCCTGTGGCCGGGTTCCCTTCTGATTGAGCACGTTCATCAGGCTCCATTCCCGCTGCGGCGTTGCAGGTTCCTGTGCCGGCAAATCATAGCGGGTAAAGTCGATCACCTGGTGCGGCGCATTTCCACGCAGCGAGTGCAGCAAGGCCAGACGAAACTCCTGGTTCATGTACCACTCGATTTCTAAATCTTTTTCAGAGCCAGGCGCACCCGTCCCTTGCTCCTCGAAACGATAGTTGAGCGAAGCATTGTCGTGATGATGCTCGCGCCATTTCATACCGAACTCGCCTTCGGTCAGCACCTGCGTATCCGGCCAGCGCTCCATGATTGCCTGCAGCCACCAGGCGAGATCTTCGTCGTGCCCGAGTGAAGTCTCCCATATGCCAGTCACCCAGCCAAAGCCATTCAGCGAATAGCCGCGGTCGAAATGCACAGCCGTGGTGTCGATCATCTCCCTGCGGCCCATATCGCGGCCGAGATCCTGCACGGTCTCGATAGGCCCCACGCCCATGCGGCTGTTGAAGCCATTTTGAAAGCCTTCGCGGCGCGCTGCAAGAAAATCGCAGGTCCAGCCATCGAGGCAGACACAATCGATGAAATCCTCCTTGCCCTGCGCGGGCTTGAGATAATGCTCGCGGCTCGGATAATAGGGATAGCAGATGCCTCCATCGCCGTCGCCGTGATCGATGCCGTGCTGGCTCCAGATCTGCCCCTGGCAGACATGAATGCCTTCGTCGTGTGCGAGCCAGTACTGGTTCTGCGCATCGAGGAATCCGGCAACGACACATTGTGGACGATACCCGCCGCCAACCATCTTCGAGATCTGCCCGAGCGCAGTATGAATCGTCTGCCGATTCTCCTCGCGCGTATTGTACATGGGTGCAAAATATCCGCCTGGAATGAAGGTGATCTCATCTCCATAACGGTCGTGGTAGGAAGCCAGCAGGCGGCGTGCCTCTTGATATTCTGCGCGCGTGTCCTGCAGGGCGAGCCAGCTGATTGCCCATGTCATGCGCGCCTGCGGACAACCACGGGCAAGAGCCTCGCGCCGCGAACGAATATGAGCGGGACTGTTATCCGCCGATTCGTCTTCACCGATGGAGCGGGTTCGGGTAACTTCCACCTGGTTCACGCGAACAACAGAGACATGCGTAAGAAAGCGGCCGCGCAGTGGTGGAGCAGCAGCCGTGGCAAACGCCGCCGGTCGTGCCGATGCGATGGCTGCTGCGGATAATCCTGCATATTTCAGAAACTCTCTTCTGCTTCGATGTGCGTGCATGACCTGTCCTTGTTCGCGCAACTTGCGGCTCATTCGCTAGAGGGTGTTATGAACTTTCCGGCGGTCGTCGCTGGGCGCCAATTTTTACGAGGTCGAGGAGCGAGTTGCGACGGATATCGGGTTATATCCGAGCAGCGAGCGACGAAGAGATCGGGAAAATTGGCCCCAGCCCTGAAGGGTTGCGGGGAAAATCGGCCCATACTTCGTTGTCGGCCTCGCCTAGGAATAGCCTATGTCTTCGTCCTCCGCCTCGTCTGGGCCGATTTTCCCCAGCAACGACGGCCACCTGAAAGTCCATAACACCCTCTAGAACAGCCTCGACAGCCAGCAGGTGAAACACAGGCCGGCAATCTGTTTTTTTGAAAAATAGCGCTTGACGAATTTGTAAGAATGCGGGCACTATGATTGCCGTCCCATGGAATCGTTTCCACGAATACCGTGTTGCCGATTATATCGCTACAGAGTTCCTGCTCACGCACCAGTGAGTAGAGATCCTCTGTAGCGTATCGCCAGTGCCGGACTCATAGAGCACGCAGCACCATCACTGCTGTCCCATATCAGTATTCCGCTTTCGCTACAGCCTTGCCGGATGATCCTGGCAGCGCTGTGGCATCGAACGGTGTTGCACTTTTAAAAGCACGCATCACTTAGGCAAACACTGCTGCACATCGATAGCCGCCGGCATCGCAGATACCGCTGGCCGGAGCAGGTGCGCCTTTTCAGCGGCACTGCTGCATACCCATGCATACGTATAGCCGTCGTATCGAGCTCTCTCGAACGAGAAACTCGATCTGCGCCTGCGTGTGCTTTGCCGAAATGCACGGCCACGTTCGCCTGGCCGTCTAATCACAACGATCGCCTTCTTTGCTTCAGCACGTTTCCAGATCAAGTGTTGCGCAGTAAGAGGAGACCTCTCGATATGACCCCACGTGCAAATCACCCACGCTTATCAGTGAGACCAACTTCACCCCAAACCCACGGCACTATGCGCACCCTCGCCAGTCTCTTTGCCTTCTTCTTCCTGTTGAGCCTGGCCCTGGTTGCGCCTTACCGCGCATCGGCGCAGGAATATCGCGGCACCATCACCGGCCTGGTAAGCGATCAGGCAGGAAGCATCATTCAGAATGCCTCCGTCGTCGCCAGCAGCCCCGAGCACACCTACCGGGGAAAGACAGATGCGAAGGGCGAATACTACATCCCCTACGTACAGCCAGGCACTTACCAGATCAAGGTCGATGCGCCGGGTTTTAAGTCCGTCGCACATCTTGGCGTAGTCGTCGAAGTCTCGGCTAAAGTCTCCGATAACTTTCAACTGCCGATTGGCTCGGTGAGTGAGACCGTCACAGTCAGTGAAAATGCTCTTGAGCTGAGCACCGCAGACGCCTCGGGCGGAACAGTCATCGACTCAGAAAAAGTACAGAACCTACCCCTCAACGGCCGACAGGTCTATATGCTGATGAGCCTCACGCCAGGCGTTCGTTTCACGCAGACGCAGTTTGGCCCTG contains the following coding sequences:
- a CDS encoding Hsp70 family protein; the protein is MQNELRNTIGIDFGTTNSSVAFAQDGQVRMVSFPLGTGGETFSSRSLLYLERQMHAPRKPVSVWTGPLGIEKYLAHDGFSDEAQGRLIQSLKSYLSARTLTGTEIFGKQYRFEDLVARILANLRLRASEALGFEVKRAIAGRPVMFVGAENEDDNAFAENRLRSAFEQAGFTDVTFAMEPVAAAYAYESAVERDELVLIGDFGGGTTDFSLLRVGPAARASGQLQVLGNSGVGIAGDAFDARIVRRLISPALGSESVTLSAGKKLPVLPAWVYANLERWHTLSFLRTHATMDMLRMAEKRAAAKKAPEREQIAALITIVEHDLGYRLHQAVQRVKVELSRHEQAEFVLHAELLHLRAAVTRTQFEEWISPELERMSESLDGLLQDTGIAAHQVDRVFLTGGTSLVPAVRRIFTSRFGEDRVQSGEAFTSVAYGLALMAAQE
- a CDS encoding DUF3863 domain-containing protein — translated: MHAHRSRREFLKYAGLSAAAIASARPAAFATAAAPPLRGRFLTHVSVVRVNQVEVTRTRSIGEDESADNSPAHIRSRREALARGCPQARMTWAISWLALQDTRAEYQEARRLLASYHDRYGDEITFIPGGYFAPMYNTREENRQTIHTALGQISKMVGGGYRPQCVVAGFLDAQNQYWLAHDEGIHVCQGQIWSQHGIDHGDGDGGICYPYYPSREHYLKPAQGKEDFIDCVCLDGWTCDFLAARREGFQNGFNSRMGVGPIETVQDLGRDMGRREMIDTTAVHFDRGYSLNGFGWVTGIWETSLGHDEDLAWWLQAIMERWPDTQVLTEGEFGMKWREHHHDNASLNYRFEEQGTGAPGSEKDLEIEWYMNQEFRLALLHSLRGNAPHQVIDFTRYDLPAQEPATPQREWSLMNVLNQKGTRPQDKPIRLRELSQEDQRRIYARYPELRAWS
- a CDS encoding FAD:protein FMN transferase, with translation MRFLAAALLSILLTMPADAQAKPQLFTLDHPAMGTTYTLYIYAADRAQAEAEAGPVFDEIDRLEELLSNYRPSSELSRINREAYPGPVTTDPETFAFLAAAQHWSEVSHGGFDITVGKLMKGWGFFRHEGRIPSEAELDQLRAETGWQKMVLDAANRTVRFTAPGVELDPGGIGKGFAVDKAVAILREEHVQAAMLSAGSSTIYALGVPPDAPKGEQGWKVVVPDPNHAGEAVSTITLRDTSLSSASCAEKHFILGGHLYCHIMNPAKLRPVEGMLQVTIVDPSATASDALSNVLFVEPVAESRRLLTTLPEDHALVITGEPAADVSSGASTGSACHPMRWRDTIDARRCTLDFNP
- a CDS encoding dienelactone hydrolase family protein, with the translated sequence MIITDNEFVDLPTPYGPMRTHIFRPKAAGKYPGIVFYSEIFQVTGPIRRMASQIAGQGYIVAVPEVYHEFEPAGTVLAYDQAGSDRGNALKTTKELASFDADAKAALDYLASRPDCTGRLGAMGICLGGHLAYRAAMDPRVRGTVCFYATDIHKGSLAKGMNDDSLARTGDIKGELMMVWGRQDPHISLEGRMTVLNRLNEAGVTFNWHEVNGAHAFLRDEGPRYDPQLAHALLGLAYTFFHRRLGMGDDE